The Cydia strobilella chromosome 16, ilCydStro3.1, whole genome shotgun sequence genomic sequence tgaaaccgtagtgatctaaatatattaaagaaatgTATTTTAAACAATGTAGCAACAATAAAAGCTTTAACTTTTTATTGATATCTTAGAAAGAGATTCAGAGAACGTATACCCAACTACGGCTTTAATTTCGTTGTAACATGTACCTGGTGAAACTTTAATTAACAACAAAGCAGATTATGTTATAGCGGTAGACATACTCGTAGGAACCATCAAGTTGTCTATAGGGGTTTCTTCGACTATTACAAATATTCAGGTTATATAATACTCAGTCTGATTAAAGGAAGTTTTTGGATGTGGTAATGACAATAAAACAGGCAAGCTATGTAACAGCGATTTTGCTTGAGGATctgtgcatttaaaaaaaaaaatctttattgccacaCCTTAGGAAAAATTCTACAATTTGTGAAAGgatagcttaaaaatacaatataaactaaacttaaacatcaacttaacataataactataacttaaatctatttatttttaatctatTTTAGGGGTTCTTTCATATAGTTATCCAgaggcgtagcgtgaactaatctaaccctgggcgaaatcgcatctgcgaggccttttctttcactgtgcccgaaggggcctcgcgcgaggcctcCCTTGGGGCGGGAGGCCGTAGGCGACGGcacacttcgcccacgcctagttACACCCACTGCAATTATCTCCCACCATGGGACTTTAAATCCAGGTCTTGATTGTACTCGCTAAATCGAGGtacttttacctttttttctgACATATTGTGTAAATAACGAGCGGGTTTGACGAATAGTTACCTCATGTAATTATATAATTGTTGTGATGTTCCTTCATAAGCTAGTTAACTGCAGAGGTATATGCTGTAATTGCTAAAATCTGTAAACTTTACCACACCTAATAGATTACCTAGAAAAGGAACCTACAAATTGTTTAAAGAGCGCTTTAGGAGGACAAGGCTAGGCACCAATTCGCCAATCTCTAGAATGGTACGGCTATACAACTCAATCCCTGACTCCGGGAgtatagatatatttaatgattcTGAAACTAAATACAGAAACTATTGTCTCGCACCTAAAGTCACATTAGAGGAATTGTCTCTACATTTAATCCCATTGTACTTTATTGTTACTATAAGTCTATGTCTGCATGTTTATCTTCTCTACCTTAAGTAAATctaatatttaagttaatttattcaataagttaaattagttgtttatatactctctttgaaATATACATGTGTGAGCTGTGGTCACCTATAAGTGGCTAAACATCAGTCAATGTCAATTATCCTTGTTGTAATGTACTAGTGTTGATGTATTATCCGTTGgtgatccttaaataaataaaataaataaataattatttgtaagaaatgcTCTAATATATATCAAAGTTACTTTAATACCGCATCTATGACAATGTATGATCAATACAAATGAAGAATAtgaatatgggaccaaccccgaaatcgagaAAAAGTTTGGCTTTTCAGTGGAAATCGTAATTTTTTCGCCATTTTGGGGTTGgttccataataaaagtagctcagtgtAGCCAGTACAATCGAGCCCTGCATTTAAAGCCGCATGATGGGAGACACCCTGTATTTGAAAATTATTAGAACAGTTGTGTAAACAATTGTAGAAGCCAATTTAAACAGCTAAAGTAGATGGTCCTGTATGAGGACTAAGTATATATTGTCAGGCTCTAACATTTGACAAACCTGTAGCACAAAATGTAAAGCGCCGTAgagcgccatctacttcagctgtCAAACCTGTTTCCACAATGTTTTGCATTATTCCTATTCCTTTGTATACGatctgacgaccggtctggcctagtgggtagtgaagccgatggtcctgggttcgaatcccggtaagggcatttatttgtgtgatgaacacaaatatttgttcctgagtcatgggtgttttctatatatataatattattcaagaACCCCGTTTTCACAGGTGAATGCCTCCTCCAAAGCCTTCCATGTATCTCGGTCCTTTGCCACCTGTATCCAATTTGGCCCAGTAATTTTGGTGATATCATCTTGCCATCTCATAGTAGGTCTTCCTATCCCTCTTTTTCCTAGAGGTCCTTTCCACGACGTCACCCTTGCTGGCGCCAGTACTCAACAAAAATTATCTTTGTATAATTTAGCATTAAATTTATACTATTCTGTCAGgtgcatatttaatatttatgtttaacaTTTATGTTTGtgattaaatttagttttataaataacgatacttttgcctgaattgttaattgaaagtaccctcaggaaatactataaaaatgtatacttagtgccagttgcaccatccgcacttgacagactgatcaacgtcacccggcccgccgcggcggtttactatgaaactctccatacaataaaatttagcgaactctttaacgatcaccaacagttggtgcaaccgacccttagtcatgtttaaaaaaaaacatgcattttactttcctcgtatttgaaatgaagtttttttttattactacgtgggtggcaaacaagcatacggcccgcgtgatgttaagcagtttccatagcctatgtacgcctgcaactccagaggagttacatgcgcgttgccgaccctaacactcctctccctcgttgagctctggcaaccttactcaccggcaggaacacaacactatgagtagggtctagtgttatttggctgcggttttctgtaaggtggaggtacttccccagttgggctctgctctagatctgaaatgacatccgctgtcctgtgccctaccacacaaagcgagatgtcattcacagtgcccatacctctcttttagacgtagtttaaggacatacccgggtcctaataagtagtgtttaactcgggtgaaaggcatcatttctgtctcgtactattggcgctctcaatGCGTTcaagcgccaaaatacctcggcagaaatgagtgcctttcatcccttggttaacaatctactatttattaacattttggGAACATCCCTTGAGTCAGTTGATGTTTATGACaagattttaatgtttatacaacacaacacaacagttTGTTAACAAGAGGGTAACTTCGCACTATATAGGTAGTTAGTTGTTTTGAACCGTAGTTATTTATACATTAAAAAAGATATCCAATTATTCATTGTAACTAGCAAAAACGAGACAAAAGCTTTGTGTTATGGTACATGTTGACTAAAgtgaaattaattatttgaataaaattgacagtttgattAACAAGTCTAAATATTGAATGCACACATATAAGTATATACTCGtacaaagataaatatatatgacagtaccgctctagtataagttactctatggtatatatGATATATCCATGTATTGTTTGGGTTTATTGTCTAATAAATTCAATGTGTATACCAAATGTTTTGTTGGTTTATATGCAGAATACTTAATATTgtattcggttaccgcgatagttactcatgaaataaaactatgaaaacggattatatcgcgtatattgaatttataatacatcccgacgtttcgaaccttttacagcgttcgtggtcaacgggtgactgaggaaaaactacaaaatgcaaaagtacccacatacaaaaaataacgaACTATCATAGACTACAGAATACTGAACTATCATAGAATAATGAACTATCATAcactagagttttgaatgattcacggttagtttcactagacttatattgaccgggatatagaccgtgattaccttctgtattatttgtgagctttttttttgtgatacaaaaggtaatcacggtctatatcccggtcaatataagtctagtatcatagactataaactttaaggctggttgtacatgcatgcatttaatttaattttagaatatTTAGGAAACGAAGAACTAGACCAAGTTCTATTTggtaaactgtaaaaaaaaatgtgcaatATATGTTTGTTAATTATGTGGTTGTGTGTGTGGTTGTTATGAAACTTAATTTATGAATGATAACTCCTTGTATGTGTGCATTCCGTTTTATTAAAAGATTCacttacatatacctatacattataAATACTATAGTTATAGAGATCTGTAAGTACTCAAACAATTCTGAGGAAGTTAAAACAACGGACATAAATGAGTATCATTATAACATTTACGTATAAGGTACAAATGAAAATGTAAAGCTTCTCAGAATTCTATATTATTACGGACTAAATATCCAGATCTTcggcataaaataaataaatcatgtaaACGCGACTCTATTGTCAAAGACATAAGACTGTGTTTTGTCTCGTAAAATTTTGGGCTTTATCTGACAaatcgtaaactttattacaaataaataaggtCCACTGATGGTGATATTATAAAGGAGAAACCaagatgtaaaaaaaacatgcattctTACGCCTCGACAATAGAGGCatgctcagatatttttgagctccTTGGTctttccgatatatctgataatGACGATACTGTTTGCATTTAGTTATCGAACTAAGAtatagatgtagtgcataattaatttccatcgtattttcacggaggaacgtgtcttgctttttcagtcagtctcggtacagtcgccatcagatatattggagcggccgaggtgctcagaaatatctgaatacgcacctagcgccttgacaatagaggcgtgttcagatatttgtgagcaccttggacgctccgatatctgatggcgactgtacaaaaagtacttaCATTGACCAAAGAcctatatgtaactccgtataagatgaatacagtctaaggaaaaaacgtgcctcggaaataaataaattgattctcgcacagatggcgctacaacCAATATCAaactttggcctattctcggctagatggcgttaacggtttcgtttgttatttaacaattttaacacatatcagtgaaagaacagggGTTTTCCTATAAATACGATGGAAATCAATTATGCCCTACATCTGTAATAACCAATTTTGTTTAGCTTTACATTctcaacaaaataaatgcctacacacaacacctACTGTTAGAAGGTAAGTAGTGTAAGTACAAAGCCCGTACAATTATTTAGGGCGCTAAAGTAAATACTTTACAAATAACATCCATATCACATTGTGCTCCTCTAGTGTTTCGTGCACCTCTTACTTTGTATTAACAATTAATGTACTGACAACAGAATAGAAACTTAGCTCATGGAACTACGAtcttacaacaaaaaaatctcaGGTACGTTCCGAAGGGAGTTATAATGAGAAAGTTATAAAGATtggtattaccatagagtaacttatactagagcggtactgtcatagtaaattttgtaaccccagtaaattcactgccatctgtcgacacactttaaaactaaaaataaagatttataaaaatacgataaaatgtttttgaatatggataaatgattttttatatttgcattaattatgtttatgattttgacccatgttatttcactgatatgcgttaaaattgttaaatagcaaacgaaaccgtcaacgccatctatacgacagtaggccaaagctagtagcgccctctgaacgagaatcaaattttcttgactttcgaggcacgttttttccttagactgtatccatctattacgaagttatatctatctttggtattaccaTCTTACTCTAACAGATAGCCTCTTGCTCTTACAGGGCTGCAAGCAGGATTGTGAGTACGATGTTTaaccaaagataaatataactccgtaatagatggatacagtctaaggaaaaaacgtgcctcgaaaatcaagaaaatttgattctcgatcagatggcgccactacctttggcctactctcgtatagatggcgttgacggtttcgtttgttatttaacaattttaacgcatatcagtgaaagaacatgggtcaaaataatataaaaataaacaatgcaaatattgcatataaaaaaacatcatttatcgatatataatttttttttatatattttttttagttttaatcgtgtgtcgatagatggcagtgaatatactgtggctacaaaatttactatgacagtatcgctctatcctattatatccccTTTGGTTTGCAATAagacaacgaaacgctatctgtttctctatcgcactaatatgtaagagtgatagagagacagaaagcgtttcgttgtcgtagcgcaaacgattggcatcttggctaggccccctgaccGTACTGAACTTGACATAATTCCAAGACATCTCCAGGTTCCATTCTGCTGAGAGTACatttatatactttatttaataaatgtaacaaaatgcaatgaataaatataattgtattttacatatattatgtatgtttcaGATCAATAAGGCAAGAATTTAATTGTCATGGCAAGAATAAGCGCGTGTGCCAATTTCAAaagcaaaactaaaactataaatcCACAGATCTTGTATGTcagttgaaaatattattttacatataaaatgttGAGATTGTCAATCTCTTTTCATGAGATACAAAGTCACTGTGAAATCCACAATAATACTTTTTCAAAACTCAATTCTCATTCAAATCCACAAGATGATGAAGTTTAAAAcagatattttatattatttacataaaattcgtatttttataattgcTCCCTTAGTTTAATATCTACACATTTGTGATTACTGTTTACGACCTAAGTTTGCTAGAAAATCTAATATTTGTTCAATAAGAGGTTCTGCCatgtaatttagtttatttttgacTTAGATCCTGAAGGCAGTGCAGAAGGCTTAAACTAGTAAACAAATGGAGTCCTACACGTCTCTAAGTGAGCCCATACATTCACAATGCCTGCAGGTGCCTGATTTAATCAAAAATGAACTTTGTGATCTTGTCGTAGAGTTCATTAAGCATTAGGAAAATTTTAGTTATGGCAAAGTTTTCTTAAGTGCATTTTTGATTAATACATTCTATGCACCTTATAACGATGACTATAAAGTTCATTTTTCAAAGTTACGAGGCAGAAGTAACAGGTTAGCTACCTTATGATTTTGTGCATTACAAAAGCTTCGTGAACTTACGACGATAAAATATAACTAGTAAAGcgtaaattattattgtatcaTGGAGTTGAGCTGTCCTCGCGTATTGATAGATGAAGTATTGACTAGTCTACAGACTTTGCAATGCATTTTGAGCCTTACGGCCTGTACATACGGCGAGTTTTTGAATCAGTTAAATTTTCGGCTGTTACTGATGGTCCGAACCTAGAATCAAGAAGAACTAAAGGTAAAGGTGTGAAGTTACATTTCAAATTCAGTCAAGAGCAATGGAAGTGGGTAAAATTTGCATGGCAGCAATGTTTAGCCTAAAGTTTGACTAATTGAGATTTGCCTTATTACATTACCTCCAGCTTTATTATGCAATAAGTTCAAAGATTTCTACACACAATATTAGGAACATTGTGTAGAAATTTCATCAcgtttttagaaaaataatgcTTTACATGTTTTTCGTTTACGTTTTAGGACCACCAACATgcctttgtagttttttttacagaCAAACGCCCGCGTCTGTGACGCTGTATGTTAATCTCAATTAAGCGTAAGATTGATATGACTTCAACTTGACTAGTACTGGTTAAATCACAGAGTAAAGATTAACTTGGTTTGACAGTGTTTAGAGTGCTAGTGCTTTTCGATTTGGAGTTATCATGAGGCGGCATTGGACGCGCTATGCCAACTTTGACAACGCCACGCGGAGCGCCTTTTAAGGCCTGCACTGCTTGGTCTAAAGTCGCATTCTTAATGCTAGCTCCATTAACAGACATGACTCTGTCTCCCGGAGATATCTCTCCGTTTTTCTCAGCTACGCCACCAGGAACTAAGCTCCTGACAACTATTACTGTCCCTTGTGGATCTATTGGGTCCTGGTAGTCTAATATAGAGAAGCCTAAACCCTGGTCTCCTTTGACAAGCTCGAcaatatcctctttgctttgcCACATGGCTAGCCCGGATACACACTCTAAAGAACGGGATTTCTTTGAGAGACTGGAGTGGTTAGTAAGAGTTGCAGTGCTTGATGTGTTGATTGAGGTGTCTGACTGGGCTTTGATGAGGGTAGTAAGGTTGTTGAGACTGCCAGATATTATTTTTCTAGCTTCAAATGCTTCTCGGTCAGATGCTAAGTTGATAACAGACCGAGGACCACTTTCAGGACGTGCTACAACCAGCCTCACACGGTCTGGTAATTGTTTGAGGATATTTACAACTTCTGTATGTGTCAGCCCGTGTAGTCTGTATTCATTTGCTTCTAAAAGTTCGTCTCCAGCCGTTAGGGTCCCTTGCTGTCCAACTGGGCCCTCTGGAAGCACGGATCTGATGTAGTGATGCGGCCGCACCTCCTGGCCACCTTCTACATCTACAGTACCTTCTAGACTGATCCCCAAGGCACCAAGCTTGTTCACTTCAGCAACCAAAATGGATTTTTCTGGGCCAATTTGTTCTGACCACCGTTTCTTAATTTCTTCCTTGTTTACAGCTAGTATCTCATCCAGTCTCTTATCAAGTTCCTCTTGAGATGGTTCAATCACTTCAGTATCAACAATTTCCAATACACTGGAATCTATAGTAGTGTTAGAGTCCCGCTCTGGTTCTATTTTAGTAGTACTGTCGTCTTGGGAAGGCACAGGGAACCAGGAAAGGGTGGTTGTGGAAGGTGAAGGTGACGGAGGACGCTCCTCATTAAATATTGCTAACTGCAGGTGCTCAAACTTTGGACCTCTTAAATACCGCTCTAACACTAAGTGCACCGAAATACCTGTGTTTCTCAAAATGTCCACAGCCCGAGGGTTGCTTTTATCTGCTAAAGATATTCCATCTACTTCTATTATtctatcatttaatttaatttgtccaCTTTGCTCAGCACTGCTCCCTTCTATGATGCTCTTCACAAAGATACCGGATAGTTCTTCCTTCTCACAAACGTAACCGGCTACTGTGATCCCTAAACCATAgacatttttgtttaaatctACATGAACTATTTCTACCTCGGGCAAGTTAGGCAATTCCACAGGTACGGTAATAGTAATTGTTGGGGACACCGCAACAACAGGTTGTTCCTGGATTTCTTGTGGGATTTCGCCGATTACGCTCACAACCACCGCAACGTTTTCATCTCCGTTCTGCCCGTTGACATATTCACCGTAGCACTGGGAGAGGTCGTAGATGGCCGCGTAGCCGCTCTCGACGAGGTGGCGGTCGAGCTGGTCGGGGTCGGCGAGGATCTTGGTGGGCACGAGCGCCGTCCCGGGCAGCGGGGCGCGGAGGGCGACTGCGGGGTCTGCCGGGCGAGCTACCAGCAGCCGGACGGTGGCGCCGGCCTGTCGAAGCACGGACGCGACTTGCTCCGACGTAAACCCTCGTAGGTTCACCGAACCCACTTGCAGCACGTGGTCCCCGCTCTGAAGCCTCCCGTCCTTATCGGCCGCTCCGCCAGGCACGACAAACTTGATCACTACCCCTGTACTCCTCCCGCCGACTAAGTTGAACCCCAGCCCGTTGCCGTCGTTCGTGAGCTCGACCACCTCTACTAGCGCCCACTCAGTACTCAGCACCATCTCCGCTCTCACCATCGGCACTCCCGAAGACCCGACGTTACGTGATGCGCCGCCCGAGCGCCGCGCCGAGGTTATGCGTCCCCGACGACCACATGGCACCCTTGCTTATCACAAAAAATATACGCGCAACCACCGAAATGTTAACGTAAAACGtgattaaagtattttcttgtaaattatagtaaaaaaatgacatttacatACTTGCTGAAACGGAGACAGCGAAAATGTGGCCAGCTCGAAGCAGGTGTGTCCAGTGAATAATTAAAATTGTgaaacaaaatgtcaaaacaaactGACTAAATCATGAAATGTTATGTAAATACCCAAAAATTACGACACTGCATAACCAAATATCTGCAATTTTAGCTTAGGAATCTAAAGAATGCCAAAACAATAACATTTGTCTCAATCGTGCGGAATAAACAAATATGATTATCTTGCAGCAACAATAACACTGTCTCAAATACTTTTTAGTTGCAAAAACGTTGTCCCCTTCAAGACATAGATGGCATCGTAATCGCTGCTACAAAAGGAGTTTTAGAGTGGCTCAATAGATGGCGCGGTAATCAAAAGTTTATAATCATGTGGCTATTCGACACAAGATGTCGCTAATCGACGGCTCCCTTCATTGTTTCAATCAAGTTTACTCTAGGTACAACATCTATTGGGCgctttatatttcatatttcataagtattatattattaaaaacggTTTACCATCTTCTTTCGAGTTTCCGATATTTCGGCACAGCTGGTTTACAATCTTGGCCTATTAAACTCCTTGCCTTTGTGGTCATTATCTtattaaccttttttttatacattgctGTACGGATGAGAGGAAATTAAATCAGAGGGATCATTTAACTAACTTTGATTGCGGGATttggtaagtaggtacctacttgctaCAATTTCCTATATTACAGTGAATACATACCTAATAGTACCTTTAATAGCTATTATAGGCATTATGGTCAATATTATTTATGCATACGCTTGCCTCTTTATTCCTACCTACTTGCAACTTTGCACAAAATGTGTGCACAATGCAATCTCTGTCCTTATTACTAGGTAGCTGTAGGtgtacttattaaaataaaaaccggacaaatgcgagtcggacttgcccaccgagggttccgtactttttagtatttgttgttataatagcggcaacagaaatatatatatcatctgtgaaaatttcaactgtctagctatcacggttgatgagataggtacagcctggtgtcagacagacggacagaggagtcttagtaatagggtcccgtttttaccctttgggtacggaaccctaaaaatacgctTAGGTTTCCTTTTCTTGGTAGGCAATGTCTAAAAAAGGATTTAATTTTTCCATAATGTATAGGCATcaattaagtatatgtataaattcTTACATTACAAGTAACATTATTGgattataaaataggtaggacaTCTATAAGTTATAAGGCAGGGGTAATATAAAACAACCATTAAATATACTTAgatatttattcagttttataacaattatttatacgtgtatcgtacaacgtttacagtatattatggccctttaaattttcgacgtaatgtgcttattaggTATAGCAAGTTGATACTAAGTTGATACTCGCCTTCGATGTCGATGACATTgtcatataattttaaaaatataaaatgtcatGTCAGTTTCgacaaataaaatatgtaaatatattttaaaactgaTTTTAAATTAGGTTTTCGTTTCAATTGAAAATCTAATGAGATAAATATGTTCATAATCGTTATGTGTCTAttattaatgtataatatatattaaaatcaattggaatagaaacaataaataaagccttacagaaaaaattaaactacaattaactatactaaaactactataaaactaaaaatctaaatctaaaatgggcccccgtggcatggtgccgaggatgctggcagcatttcctcgctggatcgcTATGAGATAAATGTATCTACTTAAAAGGATTTTAAGTATTAAAAGGGTTGCTATTGCTAATTTGCGAAGAAGGTAATGTAAACAATGTTCATTGTGTGTTTGAAATTGATTACTttcgtcaatatttttttttggtcgTCGTCGTCGCTTATGTGCCTATATGTGCCTTTACTCCTTTAGATTGCCATAATGCGAGTGTTGCAGTATTTAAAAGCAAATTCGATTGGACATTACAGGAAAGGCGGTGGATGTCTACTTAGCTATGCTGATACAGATTGGATCGATTGTCCTGTACATCATCAAAGTCACTTTGTTTGTGTTATGTTATACTTAGaactaattttataaatattttattatacctatatgtcTCTAGTTGTCATTTTGCTACACTATCACATTGGGCAACTGTTATGATAGCTGTATCggtattatcaataaataaatcttcGTTCGTTGTCGGAATTTCCTTCTATGTGGCCGGTGGCGCAATTTCGGGGGAAAGTAAGAAGTAGAAATTGCTTGTTCATGGACCGAAGCAGATGTGTGCTTGTCCAGTGCGGCGAAGGATGCTGTGTTCTTATAGCGGTTGATGTTTTCATATACCTTTTGGTAAGTCAACTATTGCCTTTATTAATATTTCGACGTCTagaatcccaggtagcaaagtaacgtcagcgacgtctttatgacgtcaatATGATGTAACGGACGTCATGAttacgtataaatgctacctgggatccAGCGCCAAGACAGAACCAAGCATAGGTATAGttactatattttattgtataataatatgtgtCCTTTTTCAACTGACAATGACCTGCTATACTTCTACTTTGGAGATATGGGCTAGTGTGCAAATTATAAATATCTCTCTCCAAATCCATTAAAAAGTTACAAAGCCTGTGTACCTACAACCTGCATGAAAGGCAGTTACAATACATTGGTGGCATCCTATTGTAGC encodes the following:
- the LOC134748150 gene encoding patj homolog — translated: MVRAEMVLSTEWALVEVVELTNDGNGLGFNLVGGRSTGVVIKFVVPGGAADKDGRLQSGDHVLQVGSVNLRGFTSEQVASVLRQAGATVRLLVARPADPAVALRAPLPGTALVPTKILADPDQLDRHLVESGYAAIYDLSQCYGEYVNGQNGDENVAVVVSVIGEIPQEIQEQPVVAVSPTITITVPVELPNLPEVEIVHVDLNKNVYGLGITVAGYVCEKEELSGIFVKSIIEGSSAEQSGQIKLNDRIIEVDGISLADKSNPRAVDILRNTGISVHLVLERYLRGPKFEHLQLAIFNEERPPSPSPSTTTLSWFPVPSQDDSTTKIEPERDSNTTIDSSVLEIVDTEVIEPSQEELDKRLDEILAVNKEEIKKRWSEQIGPEKSILVAEVNKLGALGISLEGTVDVEGGQEVRPHHYIRSVLPEGPVGQQGTLTAGDELLEANEYRLHGLTHTEVVNILKQLPDRVRLVVARPESGPRSVINLASDREAFEARKIISGSLNNLTTLIKAQSDTSINTSSTATLTNHSSLSKKSRSLECVSGLAMWQSKEDIVELVKGDQGLGFSILDYQDPIDPQGTVIVVRSLVPGGVAEKNGEISPGDRVMSVNGASIKNATLDQAVQALKGAPRGVVKVGIARPMPPHDNSKSKSTSTLNTVKPS